One part of the Ornithodoros turicata isolate Travis chromosome 2, ASM3712646v1, whole genome shotgun sequence genome encodes these proteins:
- the LOC135386403 gene encoding uncharacterized protein LOC135386403, giving the protein MDCEDENLAPKRRKPGTVYCCVVNCHNNVDSAKRVDTPITFHSFPGKWYETARREAWITAVRRKDPDGSPWQPTKKTRICSAHFVDNCVSNIEGHPSYVPTIFPPVYRKKAPDAGRHKRWMQRKHNAVHSLQKTCQGMLTTDTPEPSALPDEHDQERSEDEQLDILADIASAAPRLPTYRDVGTETESSSHAGSLKMMLSVTDGVNAMCQVNHFDHVEQVEQSCTEQSWRRQCGFQGFATLQKSEQALQDLCNVTLAVFTVLLNLLPEQRYRSSDVTREDRLVLFLMKLKLGVSLRAFATLFGISRSTASRVFHVTLDYLSVKLQDWVFVPPRHCIREAMPECFKRQYPDCTFVIDCTEVRTEAPSQPEQQHELYSHYKGTYTLKWLVAITPDGMVAFISPAYGGRCSDSEITRHSGFLTLLKPNDVVLSDKGFPSIRTSVSDQGAVLVMPPFNLGGGQLSVGDMTATFAIAQVRIHVERAIQRLKQFNILNNRVPLSLIPEMSKVMRVCSALVNLQTPIIRS; this is encoded by the exons ATGGACTGCGAAGACGAAAACCTGGCGCCGAAGAGACGAAAGCCCGGAACCGTTTACTGTTGTGTTGTTAACTGTCACAACAATGTTGACAGCGCGAAGCGCGTGGACACGCCGATAACGTTCCATTCGTTTCCCGGCAAATGGTACGAGACGGCGCGGAGAGAAGCCTGGATAACGGCAGTTCGTCGCAAGGA TCCGGACGGTTCGCCTTGGCAACCGACGAAGAAGACGAGAATCTGCAGCGCGCACTTCGTTGACAACTGCGTCAGTAATATCGAGGGCCATCCTTCCTATGTGCCAACGATTTTCCCGCCAGTGTACCGGAAGAAAGCCCCCGATGCGGGAAGACACAAAAG GTGGATGCAACGGAAACACAATGCGGTGCACAGTCTGCAAAAAACCTGTCAAGGCATGTTAACAACAGACACACCGGAGCCCTCTGCCCTGCCCGATGAGCATGACCAAGAACGGAGCGAGGACGAACAGCTCGACATACTAGCAGATATTGCTTCAGCTGCCCCAAGGCTACCGACATACAGAGATGTG GGTACAGAAACTGAAAGCTCGTCCCATGCTGGCTCACTTAAGATGATGTTGTCCGTAACTGACGGGGTGAATGCCATGTGCCAGGTCAACCACTTCGACCACGTTGAACAAGTTGAACAA TCTTGTACTGAGCAATCATGGAGGAGACAATGTGGATTTCAAGGTTTCGCTACTCTGCAGAAGTCTGAGCAAGCTCTCCAAGACCTGTGTAATGTGACCCTGGCCGTGTTCACAGTTCTCCTCAATCTTCTTCCAGAGCAACGGTACCGGTCATCTGACGTCACTCGTGAGGACAGACTTGTGCTGTTCTTGATGAAGCTTAAGTTAGGAGTAAGCCTCAGAGCCTTTGCAACATTATTCGGGATCTCAAGATCGACTGCAAGCCGCGTGTTTCATGTAACACTTGACTATCTTTCTGTTAAGCTACAGGATTGGGTGTTTGTACCTCCACGCCATTGCATACGAGAAGCAATGCCTGAATGTTTCAAGCGCCAGTATCCTGACTGTACCTTTGTCATAGATTGTACCGAGGTCAGGACAGAAGCACCTTCACAGCCAGAGCAGCAGCACGAGCTGTACTCGCACTACAAAGGAACGTATACGCTCAAGTGGCTCGTAGCCATAACCCCAGATGGAATGGTGGCATTTATTTCACCTGCATATGGTGGGAGGTGTTCAGACTCTGAAATTACACGTCACTCTGGTTTCTTGACACTTCTCAAGCCTAATGATGTTGTATTAAGCGACAAGGGGTTCCCCTCTATAAGGACAAGTGTGTCTGACCAAGGTGCTGTGCTCGTCATGCCACCTTTTAATCTTGGGGGAGGGCAGTTATCAGTTGGAGACATGACAGCTACATTTGCTATTGCTCAAGTAAGGATCCACGTCGAGAGGGCAATTCAGAGGCTCAAGCAGTTCAATATTCTTAATAACCGTGTGCCACTTTCTCTCATACCAGAGATGTCGAAAGTAATGCGTGTGTGCAGTGCACTTGTCAACCTACAAACTCCCATAATAAGATCCTAG
- the LOC135383182 gene encoding uncharacterized protein LOC135383182 — MASRTTFCSAGMKYGIATEARARQLLQEQLAAQIAETGLVVMCTQPWLCCSPDGLVKVGDDIMVTEIKCPHRCRNTAIVDDTGKSSVEYLELEDGQVTLKKSHAYNTQIQVQLYILNLSKAILFVYSPKQSVTVIVARDDSFLSELIAKLEYFYFTYLINELS; from the exons ATGGCATCAAGGACCACGTTCTGCAGTGCAGGGATGAAATACG GTATAGCAACTGAAGCACGTGCACGGCAGTTACTGCAAGAACAGCTTGCTGCGCAGATCGCTGAG ACTGGCCTTGTTGTAATGTGCACGCAGCCATGGCTTTGTTGCAGCCCAGACGGGCTTGTGAAGGTGGGGGACGACATCATGGTCACCGAGATCAAGTGTCCACACAGATGCCGAAACACTGCGATTGTGGACGACACTGGAAAGTCCTCTGTCGAGTACCTGGAGCTCGAGGATGGGCAAGTGACACTGAAGAAGAGCCATGCGTACAACACGCAAATTCAAGTGCAATTGTACATCCTCAACCTATCAAAGGCCATCCTCTTTGTGTACAGTCCTAAGCAGAGTGTGACCGTAATCGTTGCAAGAGATGACAGCTTCCTGTCTGAGCTAATTGCAAAATTggaatatttttattttacgtATCTCATAAATGAACTTTCTTAG